In one Plasmodium reichenowi strain SY57 chromosome 7, whole genome shotgun sequence genomic region, the following are encoded:
- a CDS encoding hypothetical protein (conserved Plasmodium protein, unknown function), whose translation MKIIFLYFALLFVPYKCLIITLKNDNAFFVFPNIMKKHRNIWKRNFTTYMKRLRNASVEIDLVNRKDLTKVEVIKMFLKGVKECKNVEYLKEKHKGHVPPTTKRKLMKQKRMINLRAQIKNTRLKKQEQVPEDKNILNFPEDQLKNINAAVLYFRKYFEKYENNNDSNDI comes from the coding sequence ATGAAGattatctttttatattttgcTTTGTTATTTGTACCATATAAATGTTTAATTATAACTTTGAAAAATGATAACGCATTTTTTGTCTTTCcaaatataatgaaaaaacaTAGGAACATATGGAAACGTAATTTTACTACCTATATGAAGCGCTTGAGGAATGCTAGTGTGGAAATTGATTTGGTTAATCGAAAAGATTTAACAAAAGTGGAAgttattaaaatgtttttaaaaGGTGTTAAAGAATGTAAAAATGTAGAATACTTGaaagaaaaacataaaGGACATGTTCCACCAACCACCAAAAGGAAATTAAtgaaacaaaaaagaatGATTAATTTAAGAGcacaaattaaaaatacaagATTGAAAAAGCAAGAACAAGTACCtgaagataaaaatattctcAATTTTCCAGAAGAtcaattaaaaaatataaacgcagctgttttatattttagaaaatattttgaaaaatatgaaaataataatgattccaatgatatatga
- a CDS encoding hypothetical protein (conserved Plasmodium protein, unknown function) — MNSSGSSFNSSRNLLNSPRTSNILNMCSQNHNNKNYNSDNDILINVILENCVHEWFPFLKDEHDDIDKGDEKNQHNLNNEINKLKKYYKGVKSSDFPLPRLYKTNRSICNLNEDNEDESIFYNSNSIYMNILNESNTENVQTNNYFNEFVNHQENKETEGELIYDKKKKEEQKSDEKCVNVTNDVNENISFYDCIGDISSINNNKYDNNNNNNNNNNDNNYDNNNNNNNNNNNNIDEDEYVQETFSSREEKTLNTKNEKKENLKHYIDIKDKEYLKKKGDEGVSKEECENVSLEVRRNYSCDNKYNGKRDDFYNDKSDHINHSNFDSSPFWLKNYKNISNYSNNNSNSNITHMNNTYNSMSRIESNYSIKDEENKIINANNKEVNIYNTIDVNVDSTNNVNKVENDIYFDNDNRNINSIIQEIKNEEAKEKDFTMDSYGNMYLRICLKVLKKNVDYFLSPMNLSNEKLVYEKKKIKEILKLYDKLFYSHFKFIPNKIYKEILRPIYTYYQNLKSNMVGGVSTTSFDAKSRNVSISSSCSSFRRDFDIPKKNATCKEDEESKVIQKKNSFSSDYTNLGSFSNIINDMTVKNILQEVDESSDISHLETDYKYIYKDLLKLKSLLLKKRYYKNILFEYQKNFVQINNRCVKTYRDIYPVEKEYKTYTQIKKQTIEVINSININYKKYYSNI; from the exons ATGAACAGTTCAGGAAGTTCCTTCAATTCTTCGAGGAACTTATTGAATAGTCCCCGAACATCCAATATACTAAATATGTGTTCTCAAAATcataacaataaaaattataattcagataatgatatattaattaatgTGATTTTAGAAAACTGTGTACATGAATGGtttccttttttaaaagatgaACATGATGATATAGATAAGGGAGATGAAAAGAACCAACATAACTTAAATAAcgaaataaataaattgaagaaatattataaaggAGTAAAATCTTCTGACTTTCCGTTACCAAggttatataaaacaaatcGAAGTATATGTAACTTGAATGAAGATAATGAAGATGAatctattttttataatagtaatagtatatatatgaatatattaaatgaaagTAATACAGAAAATGTACAGacaaataattattttaatgaaTTTGTTAATCATcaagaaaataaagaaacAGAAGGAGAACTTATATAcgataaaaagaaaaaagaagagCAAAAAAGTGATGAAAAATGTGTAAATGTTACAAATGATGTCAATGAgaatatttctttttatgaTTGCATAGGTGATATCAGtagtattaataataataaatatgataataataataataataataataataataatgataataattatgataacaacaacaacaataataataataataataataatattgatgaGGATGAATATGTTCAGGAAACCTTTTCATCACGTGAGGAAAAAACATTGAACACtaaaaatgagaaaaaggaaaatttaaaacattatatagatatcaaggataaagaatatttaaaaaaaaaaggagaCGAAGGTGTTAGTAAAGAGGAATGTGAAAATGTGTCATTAGAAGTAAGAAGAAATTATAGTtgtgataataaatataatggTAAACGTGatgatttttataatgACAAGAGTGATCATATTAATCATTCAAATTTTGATAGCTCTCCCTTTTGGCTAAAAAATTACAAGAACATTTCTAActatagtaataataatagtaatagtaatatcacccatatgaataatacatataatagCATGAGCAGAATTGAAAGTAATTATAGTATTAAAGATgaggaaaataaaattattaatgCAAATAACAAAGaagttaatatatacaatacTATAGATGTAAATGTGGATTCTACAAATAATGTCAACAAAGTAGAAAatgatatttattttgataatgataatagaaatataaattccATCATTcaagaaataaaaaatgaagaagcaaaagaaaaagattTTACAATGGATTCATATGGAAATATGTACCTACGTATATGTCTGAAAgtcttaaaaaaaaacgtagattattttttatcacCCATGAATTTAAGTAATGAAAAACTTgtttatgaaaaaaaaaaaattaaagaaattttaaaattgtatgataaattattttatagCCATTTTAAATTCATACCAAATAAAATTTACAAAGAAATATTGAGACCTATATATACCTACTATCAAAATTTAAAGTCCAATATGGTAGGAGGTGTATCTACTACATCCTTCGACGCAAAATCGAGAAATGTTTCTATTTCTTCATCCTGTTCTTCTTTTCGCAGGGATTTTGATATTCCAAAAAAGAACG CAACGTGCAAAGAAGATGAAGAAAGCAAAGTTatacaaaagaaaaattcATTTTCCAGCGATTATACCAATTTAGGGAGCTTttcaaatattattaatgaCATGACtgttaaaaatatattacagGAGGTTGATGAAAGTTCAGATATTAGTCATTTAGAAACGgattataaatatatatacaaagatttattaaaattgaAAAGTTTATTGTTAAAGAAAAgatattacaaaaatattttattcgAATATCAAAAGAATTTTGTTCAAATTAATAATAGATGTGTTAAAACATATAGGGATATATATCCTGTGGAAAAGGAGTATAAAACATATACTCAAATAAAAAAGCAAACTATTGAAGTGATCAATTCgattaatataaattataaaaaatattactcaaatatataa